The Bradyrhizobium sp. WBAH42 genome includes a window with the following:
- a CDS encoding SRPBCC family protein: MRITVETSVAAPIDQVWRAYTTPADIVNWNTASDDWHTTKATVDLREGGAFSSRMEAKDGSMGFDFAGTYTKIVEHQRIEYAFGDRQAEVEFVPGAKGVVVRVVFDAETTHSEEQQRSGWQAILDNFARYVEAKKKMP, from the coding sequence ATGAGGATCACCGTCGAAACCAGCGTAGCCGCCCCGATTGATCAGGTTTGGCGCGCCTATACGACGCCAGCCGACATCGTGAACTGGAATACCGCGTCCGACGACTGGCATACGACCAAGGCGACGGTCGACCTGCGGGAGGGCGGCGCCTTCTCGTCGCGGATGGAAGCCAAGGACGGCAGCATGGGTTTTGACTTCGCCGGCACCTACACGAAAATCGTCGAACACCAGCGGATCGAATACGCGTTCGGTGATCGCCAGGCCGAGGTTGAGTTCGTGCCCGGCGCAAAAGGCGTTGTCGTCCGCGTCGTCTTCGACGCCGAGACCACGCACTCGGAGGAGCAGCAGCGGAGTGGCTGGCAGGCGATCCTCGACAATTTTGCACGCTACGTCGAGGCGAAGAAGAAGATGCCGTGA
- a CDS encoding tetratricopeptide repeat protein, whose translation MKALKASICVAVTALALSLSFGVPSYAEEDEAGTLTRQMKELYRAGKYMEALPLAQKSLALREKEFGPDGALVAMPLNDLGTIHYNLGQYAVAEPLYKRALAIREKTLGPNHVEVAMVLNNLGDLYRAEERYAEAEPLLKRSIAINERSDNPSIVPALSNLGAVYSHQGRYDQAIPLFKRGLAVLQKALGPDDPEATVLMNNLADAYINRHRYADAERLLKRSMAVTEKAFGPDHPDIAQAQNNLAALYGRQGRNAEAEQLFKRSVATFEKTLGPNHPDLAGVLDNLAGLYKYQGRYADAQQVLKRSMAIRGKTRPI comes from the coding sequence ATGAAGGCTCTGAAAGCATCGATCTGCGTTGCAGTTACTGCGCTTGCCTTGAGCCTGTCGTTCGGCGTGCCATCCTATGCCGAAGAGGACGAGGCGGGCACGCTGACCCGGCAGATGAAGGAGCTTTATCGGGCCGGGAAGTACATGGAAGCACTGCCGTTGGCCCAGAAGTCGCTGGCCCTCCGCGAGAAGGAGTTCGGCCCCGATGGTGCGCTCGTCGCGATGCCGCTGAACGACCTCGGTACGATCCATTACAATCTCGGCCAATATGCCGTTGCTGAACCGCTGTACAAGCGGGCGCTGGCCATCCGGGAGAAGACACTCGGTCCGAATCATGTTGAGGTCGCAATGGTGCTGAACAATCTCGGCGATCTCTATCGCGCGGAAGAGCGTTACGCGGAAGCGGAGCCGCTACTCAAGCGCTCGATCGCCATCAACGAGAGGAGCGACAATCCGTCGATCGTGCCGGCGTTGAGCAATCTCGGCGCGGTCTACAGCCATCAGGGCCGGTACGATCAGGCTATACCGCTGTTCAAGCGAGGCCTCGCCGTGCTGCAGAAAGCGCTTGGCCCCGACGATCCCGAAGCGACGGTGCTGATGAACAATTTGGCCGACGCCTATATCAATCGGCATCGCTATGCCGATGCCGAGCGGCTGCTGAAGCGGTCGATGGCGGTGACCGAGAAGGCGTTCGGCCCCGATCATCCCGACATCGCGCAGGCGCAGAACAATCTGGCTGCACTCTATGGGCGTCAGGGCCGTAACGCGGAGGCCGAGCAGCTGTTCAAGCGGTCGGTGGCCACCTTCGAGAAAACCCTCGGCCCCAACCATCCGGATCTCGCCGGCGTTCTGGATAACCTCGCCGGTCTCTACAAGTATCAAGGCCGCTATGCCGATGCCCAGCAGGTCCTGAAACGGTCGATGGCCATCCGGGGCAAGACAAGGCCGATCTGA
- a CDS encoding serine hydrolase, producing MSVIFASAVWTAPACAQDVRSAPAKPGPVFSDSGPDAELYGAAEGYPVGTRGAAPELDRLVGSYSHFGEIYPSRRVARATTAWQFKRAPEPSITYSFGTEKLGIADYLKRNPATGLLIARDDTILYEHYQYARTDHHRFVSQSMAKTLVAMLVGIAVSEGRIKSIDDVVVTYVPGLAGTEYGNTSIRALLNMSSGVEFSEVYDGNDDIARLGRALFAGPPKDPAAIVAQFNTRTAPPGTKFHYASVETEILGLVLRAATGTAVADYLHDRIWDPIGTEADASWVIDGSGQEIAFCCFNATLRDYARLARLLAHDGAWEGRQLIPRQWLLDATTVRPADGHLAPHVATRYFGYGYQVWLLPGEQRRFALLGIRGQVILVDPASKLVMVHTAVRQKPNEPGALREPLALWSAVLQQLGQ from the coding sequence TTGTCCGTCATTTTCGCCTCCGCCGTCTGGACGGCCCCGGCATGCGCGCAGGACGTCCGAAGCGCGCCCGCCAAGCCGGGGCCGGTCTTTTCGGACAGCGGTCCCGATGCCGAGCTCTACGGCGCGGCGGAAGGCTATCCGGTCGGCACGCGGGGAGCCGCCCCGGAGCTCGACAGGCTCGTCGGCAGCTACAGCCATTTCGGCGAGATCTATCCCTCGCGCCGGGTCGCTCGCGCGACGACGGCCTGGCAATTCAAGCGCGCGCCGGAGCCGTCGATCACCTACAGTTTTGGTACCGAAAAGCTCGGCATCGCGGACTACCTCAAGCGCAACCCGGCGACGGGACTCCTGATCGCCAGGGACGACACCATCCTCTACGAGCACTATCAATATGCGCGGACCGATCACCACCGCTTTGTCTCGCAGTCCATGGCGAAGACGCTGGTGGCCATGCTGGTCGGGATCGCGGTCTCGGAGGGACGGATCAAGTCGATCGATGACGTCGTCGTGACCTACGTTCCCGGCCTTGCAGGCACGGAATATGGCAACACGTCCATACGCGCCTTGTTGAACATGTCGTCGGGCGTCGAATTCTCGGAAGTCTACGACGGGAATGACGACATCGCCCGGCTTGGGCGGGCCCTGTTCGCCGGCCCGCCGAAAGATCCCGCCGCCATCGTCGCGCAGTTCAACACCCGAACCGCACCGCCAGGCACCAAATTCCACTATGCCAGCGTTGAAACCGAGATCCTCGGCCTGGTCCTGCGCGCCGCCACCGGCACGGCGGTTGCCGATTATCTCCACGACCGGATCTGGGATCCCATCGGCACCGAGGCGGATGCCTCCTGGGTGATCGACGGCAGCGGGCAGGAGATCGCCTTTTGCTGCTTCAACGCAACCTTGCGCGATTATGCGCGCCTCGCCCGGTTGCTCGCCCATGACGGCGCCTGGGAGGGCCGGCAGCTGATCCCCCGGCAGTGGCTGCTGGATGCCACGACCGTGCGGCCGGCGGATGGCCATCTCGCCCCGCACGTGGCCACGCGCTATTTCGGCTATGGCTATCAGGTGTGGCTCCTCCCCGGCGAGCAGCGCCGATTTGCCCTGCTCGGCATTCGCGGTCAGGTCATCCTGGTCGATCCGGCCTCCAAACTCGTCATGGTGCACACGGCCGTTCGCCAAAAGCCGAACGAACCCGGAGCGCTCAGGGAGCCGCTCGCGTTGTGGTCTGCTGTGCTCCAACAGCTCGGGCAATGA
- a CDS encoding ABC transporter substrate-binding protein, which yields MRRRAFIGLMTGAIGWPLIARGQQSSATPRVVQLGPVEVPAQIAATKRLLAELGYVEGRLRLEFRHAAGDADALPALAQEIVRDGRVDVIIAISTPAALAAYKATRTIPIVTLAAVDPVASGLADSLARPGRNVTGIAVFSEETTAKRIELMREIMPQAVRLGTVTTKVSSGAQSLTPVLEAGRKLGFQVETINIDDPASIGTMLSADNLAQFDGLVFVPDVVLSGHQAEVIRLVNLSGKPAIFASPDWVANGAFMSFGPDFADAGRRLIAQVDRVLRGAKPGDLPFERPTKFDLRINLRIARALGLDLPATVVARADEVIE from the coding sequence ATGAGACGGCGCGCATTCATCGGGCTGATGACGGGAGCAATCGGCTGGCCGCTCATCGCACGCGGCCAGCAGTCTTCCGCAACGCCGCGCGTCGTCCAGTTGGGACCGGTCGAAGTTCCCGCGCAGATCGCAGCAACCAAAAGGCTGCTTGCAGAGCTTGGTTACGTCGAGGGACGGCTTCGACTCGAGTTTCGTCACGCAGCCGGAGATGCAGATGCACTACCGGCGCTCGCGCAGGAGATCGTGCGGGATGGCCGGGTGGACGTGATCATCGCAATCAGCACACCTGCCGCTCTCGCGGCCTACAAGGCAACGCGAACCATCCCGATCGTGACCCTTGCTGCCGTCGATCCCGTCGCATCCGGACTGGCCGACAGCCTCGCCCGCCCTGGCCGCAACGTGACCGGCATCGCGGTCTTCTCGGAGGAAACCACTGCAAAGCGGATCGAGCTCATGCGGGAGATCATGCCCCAGGCCGTGCGCCTCGGAACTGTCACGACAAAGGTGTCGAGCGGTGCACAGAGTCTCACGCCTGTTCTGGAGGCCGGCCGCAAGCTCGGCTTTCAGGTTGAAACCATCAACATCGATGATCCCGCAAGCATCGGGACGATGCTGAGCGCGGACAACCTTGCCCAATTTGACGGTCTTGTTTTCGTTCCGGACGTCGTGCTCAGCGGCCACCAGGCCGAAGTCATCAGGCTGGTGAACCTGAGCGGGAAGCCCGCGATCTTTGCTTCACCCGATTGGGTCGCGAACGGCGCCTTCATGTCGTTCGGCCCCGACTTTGCAGACGCAGGGCGCCGCCTGATTGCGCAGGTTGATCGCGTTCTGCGGGGCGCAAAGCCGGGCGACCTGCCTTTCGAACGACCCACCAAGTTCGACCTCAGGATCAATCTCCGCATCGCCAGGGCGCTGGGTCTCGACCTGCCCGCAACTGTCGTCGCCCGCGCCGACGAAGTGATTGAGTAA
- a CDS encoding tetratricopeptide repeat protein: MKALKASIRVAVTALALSLPFGAPSHAEGDETDALTRQMKELYRAGKYMEALPLAQKSLALHEREFGPDDARVAMPLSDLGTIHHNLGEYAVAEPLYKRALAIREKTLGPEHAEVAMVLNNLGDLYRAERRYAEAEPLLKRSIAIDEKVLEPDDPSIVLPLCNLGAVYSSQGRYDQAEPLFERGLAVLQKALGPDDPEATVLMNNLADTYTQQHRYADAERLLQRAMAVTEKAYGPDHPDIAQALNNLGALYGRQGRNAEAERLFKQSVAIFEKTFGPDHPDLAGVLDNLASLYNNQGRHADAEQALKRAMAIRGKTRPI, from the coding sequence ATGAAGGCGCTGAAAGCATCGATCCGTGTTGCAGTCACGGCGCTTGCCCTGAGCCTGCCATTCGGCGCGCCATCTCATGCCGAAGGGGACGAGACGGACGCGCTGACGCGGCAGATGAAGGAGCTTTATCGGGCCGGGAAATACATGGAAGCCTTGCCGTTGGCTCAGAAGTCTCTGGCCCTTCACGAAAGGGAGTTCGGCCCTGACGATGCGCGCGTCGCGATGCCGCTGAGCGACCTCGGTACGATCCATCACAATCTCGGCGAATACGCCGTTGCCGAGCCGCTGTACAAGCGCGCGCTGGCCATCCGCGAGAAGACGCTCGGTCCGGAACACGCGGAAGTCGCAATGGTGCTGAACAATCTCGGCGATCTCTACCGCGCGGAAAGACGCTACGCGGAAGCGGAGCCGCTCCTGAAGCGATCGATCGCCATCGACGAGAAAGTGCTCGAACCCGACGATCCGTCCATCGTGTTGCCGCTGTGCAATCTCGGCGCCGTCTACAGCAGCCAGGGCCGCTACGATCAGGCCGAGCCGCTGTTCGAGCGGGGCCTCGCCGTGCTGCAGAAAGCGCTCGGCCCCGACGATCCCGAAGCCACGGTGCTGATGAACAATTTGGCCGATACCTACACCCAGCAGCATCGCTACGCCGATGCCGAGCGGCTGCTGCAGCGGGCGATGGCCGTGACCGAGAAGGCGTACGGCCCTGATCATCCCGACATCGCGCAAGCGCTGAACAATCTCGGTGCGCTCTACGGGCGTCAGGGACGCAACGCCGAGGCCGAGCGGCTGTTCAAGCAGTCGGTGGCTATTTTCGAGAAAACCTTCGGCCCTGATCATCCGGATCTTGCTGGCGTCCTCGACAACCTCGCCAGCCTCTACAACAATCAAGGTCGCCACGCCGATGCCGAGCAGGCCCTGAAACGGGCGATGGCCATTCGAGGGAAGACAAGGCCGATCTGA
- a CDS encoding EAL domain-containing protein, translated as MLARAGQKARKSRFARASRALSERDEVLRSRAEAEAAIADARKSHERLRQAIDILPQGIVFLDAEGRYVLWNKKYAEIYSKTADLFEEGARLEDTLRIGVARGDYPEAVGNEDAWIAERLQKLYKPGARHEQKLSDGRVILIDERLTDDGGVVGLRVDITELKQREASFRLLFDGNPVPMIVCALDDERILGVNDAAVAHYGYSRAEFERLKIRSLQAFDSEPPWTVDETGEEQAGRTWKHVKADGALIDLAIYSRELTYAERPAVLLALMDITERKRAEARLAFMAQHDGLTGLPNRSLLRQQVDEMLLHTRRSAEKVALLMLGLDNFKAVNDTLGHAVGDKLLRGVAKRLRSTLREEDALARLNSDEFAIVQSGLARPEDAVMLAKRLLAAIADPYLLDGHSVVIGASIGIAMAPGDGEDSEKLLKSADMALSRAKLDARGSFAFFEAALDAKAQSRRKIEVELRDAIQNDVLRPYYQPLIDLTSGRITGFEALVRWPHAERGMVSPAEFIPVAEDTGLINPLGGLMLRRACLDAATWPDDVRVAVNLSPLQFRSGNLLSMVTDALKHSGLPPRRLELEITETLLLEKSAQVLATLHALRALGVRISMDDFGTGYSSLSYLRSFPFDKIKIDQSFVRDLAANREAQAIIRSIVSLGKGLGVTITAEGVETEAELSCLRAEGCHEGQGFLFSKARPNAEIISLLAAQRGIDGEEDAALVA; from the coding sequence GTGCTTGCCCGTGCCGGCCAGAAGGCGCGCAAGTCGCGTTTCGCGCGTGCCTCGCGTGCGCTTTCCGAACGCGACGAAGTCCTGCGCAGCCGTGCCGAGGCGGAAGCCGCGATCGCGGACGCGCGCAAATCCCATGAGCGCCTGCGCCAGGCCATCGATATCCTGCCGCAAGGCATCGTGTTTCTCGATGCCGAAGGCCGCTACGTCCTCTGGAACAAGAAGTACGCGGAGATCTACAGCAAGACCGCCGATCTGTTCGAGGAAGGCGCGCGCCTCGAGGACACGCTGCGCATCGGCGTCGCACGCGGCGACTATCCCGAGGCCGTCGGCAACGAGGACGCCTGGATCGCCGAGCGCCTGCAAAAGCTCTACAAGCCCGGCGCGCGCCACGAGCAGAAGCTGTCCGACGGCCGCGTCATCCTGATCGACGAGCGCTTGACCGATGACGGTGGCGTCGTCGGCCTGCGCGTCGACATCACCGAGCTCAAGCAGCGCGAGGCCTCGTTCCGCCTGCTGTTCGACGGCAATCCCGTGCCCATGATCGTCTGCGCGCTGGACGACGAGCGCATTCTCGGCGTCAACGATGCCGCGGTCGCGCATTATGGCTATAGCCGGGCCGAGTTCGAGCGATTGAAGATCCGCTCCCTGCAGGCCTTCGACAGCGAGCCGCCCTGGACCGTCGATGAGACCGGCGAGGAGCAGGCCGGCCGCACCTGGAAGCATGTCAAGGCCGACGGCGCGCTGATCGACCTTGCGATCTATTCCCGCGAGCTGACCTATGCCGAGCGGCCCGCGGTGCTGCTCGCGCTGATGGACATCACCGAGCGCAAGCGCGCCGAGGCGCGGCTCGCCTTCATGGCCCAGCACGACGGGCTGACCGGCCTGCCCAATCGTAGCCTGCTGCGGCAGCAGGTCGACGAGATGTTGCTGCACACGCGGCGCAGCGCCGAGAAGGTCGCGCTGCTGATGCTGGGGCTCGACAATTTCAAGGCGGTCAACGACACGCTGGGGCACGCGGTCGGCGACAAGCTCCTGCGCGGCGTCGCCAAGCGGCTGCGCTCCACCTTGCGGGAAGAGGACGCGCTGGCGCGGCTCAATTCCGACGAGTTCGCGATCGTGCAAAGCGGGCTGGCGCGTCCCGAGGACGCGGTGATGCTGGCCAAGCGCCTCCTGGCGGCCATTGCCGATCCCTATCTGCTCGACGGCCATTCCGTGGTGATCGGCGCCTCGATCGGCATTGCGATGGCGCCGGGCGACGGCGAGGATTCCGAAAAGCTGCTCAAGAGCGCCGACATGGCGCTGTCGCGCGCCAAGCTGGACGCGCGCGGCAGCTTCGCCTTCTTCGAGGCCGCGCTCGATGCGAAGGCGCAGAGCCGCCGCAAGATCGAGGTCGAGCTGCGTGACGCGATCCAGAACGACGTGCTGCGTCCGTATTACCAGCCGCTGATCGACCTCACGAGCGGCCGCATCACCGGCTTCGAGGCGCTGGTGCGCTGGCCGCATGCCGAGCGCGGCATGGTGTCGCCGGCCGAGTTCATTCCGGTCGCCGAAGACACCGGCCTGATCAATCCGCTCGGCGGGCTGATGCTGCGCCGGGCCTGCCTCGATGCCGCGACCTGGCCCGACGACGTCCGCGTCGCGGTCAACCTGTCGCCGCTCCAGTTCCGCAGCGGCAATCTGCTCTCGATGGTGACCGACGCACTGAAGCATTCCGGCCTGCCGCCGCGGCGGCTCGAGCTCGAGATCACCGAGACGCTGCTCCTTGAGAAGAGCGCGCAGGTGCTGGCGACGCTGCATGCGCTGCGCGCGCTCGGCGTGCGCATCTCCATGGACGATTTCGGCACCGGCTATTCCAGCCTCAGCTATCTGCGCAGCTTCCCGTTCGACAAGATCAAGATCGACCAGTCCTTCGTGCGCGATCTCGCCGCCAACCGCGAGGCCCAGGCGATCATCCGCTCCATCGTCAGCCTCGGCAAAGGTCTTGGCGTCACCATCACTGCCGAGGGCGTCGAGACCGAGGCCGAGCTCAGCTGCCTCCGCGCCGAAGGCTGCCATGAGGGCCAGGGTTTCCTGTTCAGCAAGGCCCGGCCGAATGCGGAGATCATCAGCCTGCTGGCCGCACAACGCGGCATCGACGGTGAAGAGGACGCCGCGCTGGTGGCGTGA
- a CDS encoding MFS transporter: MSKPSSFDYGWVVVAAGALMTCIGFGTMLSLAVFLQPISEAMGWSRAGVSAAATLDFLCMGFAAFLWGTLSDRFGTRIVVLSGSVLLGLGLVTASQAASLWQFQLCFGVLIGIAVGSFYAPMMALASAWIEKNRSLAVALVSAGMGVSPVTVAPAASWLITAYDWRTAMLMIGCAAWALLIPACFLVRPAPSAAGSATTDATPAVEMNAAQALRTPQFIALAAAHFACCAAHSGPIFHMVSYAMVCGIAPLTAVTVYSVAGVSGLGGRLLLGALADRIGAKPVLVGGLFVQAMCIATYLAVAQLGEFYALSVVFGLAYGGVMPLYAVLVREFFGARIMGTVFGAVSAFASLGMALGPWAGGIVFDTFQQYTWLHAGSFAIGLAAVAVALSFPTRRPSLELGRATA; this comes from the coding sequence ATGAGCAAGCCGTCAAGCTTCGACTATGGCTGGGTCGTTGTCGCCGCAGGTGCGCTGATGACCTGCATCGGGTTCGGTACGATGCTGTCGCTGGCGGTGTTCTTGCAGCCGATCTCGGAGGCGATGGGCTGGTCGCGCGCCGGCGTGTCGGCGGCCGCGACGCTGGATTTCCTCTGCATGGGATTCGCCGCATTCCTATGGGGCACGCTGTCGGACCGGTTCGGCACCCGCATCGTGGTGCTCTCGGGAAGCGTTCTGCTGGGACTAGGTCTCGTCACCGCGAGCCAGGCCGCAAGCTTGTGGCAATTCCAGCTCTGCTTCGGTGTGCTGATCGGGATCGCCGTGGGCAGCTTCTACGCGCCGATGATGGCGCTCGCGAGCGCCTGGATCGAGAAGAACCGCAGCCTCGCCGTGGCGCTGGTGTCCGCCGGCATGGGCGTGTCGCCAGTGACGGTCGCGCCGGCCGCGAGCTGGCTGATCACGGCCTATGATTGGCGCACCGCGATGCTGATGATCGGCTGCGCTGCCTGGGCGCTGTTGATCCCCGCCTGCTTCCTGGTGCGGCCGGCGCCGTCAGCCGCGGGCTCCGCAACGACGGACGCGACGCCGGCGGTCGAGATGAACGCGGCGCAGGCGCTGCGCACGCCGCAATTCATCGCGCTCGCAGCGGCGCATTTCGCTTGCTGCGCGGCGCATTCCGGCCCGATCTTCCACATGGTGTCCTATGCGATGGTCTGCGGCATCGCTCCGCTCACGGCGGTGACGGTCTATAGCGTCGCCGGCGTCTCAGGCCTCGGGGGACGCCTGCTGCTGGGCGCGCTGGCCGATCGCATCGGCGCGAAACCGGTCCTTGTCGGCGGGCTGTTCGTGCAGGCGATGTGCATCGCGACCTATCTGGCGGTGGCGCAGCTCGGCGAGTTCTACGCGTTGTCAGTCGTGTTCGGCCTCGCCTATGGCGGGGTGATGCCGCTCTATGCGGTGCTGGTCCGCGAATTCTTCGGCGCGCGCATCATGGGCACGGTGTTCGGTGCGGTCTCGGCCTTCGCCAGCCTCGGCATGGCGCTCGGGCCCTGGGCCGGCGGGATCGTGTTCGACACGTTCCAGCAATACACCTGGCTGCACGCCGGCTCCTTCGCGATCGGGCTTGCGGCGGTCGCAGTCGCACTGAGCTTCCCGACCAGACGGCCATCGCTCGAACTTGGCCGCGCGACGGCGTGA
- the lepA gene encoding translation elongation factor 4, with protein MTTVPISNIRNFSIVAHIDHGKSTLADRLIQMTGGLSDREMAGKEQVLDSMDIERERGITIKAQTVRLAYRAKDGKDYIFNLMDTPGHVDFAYEVSRSLAACEGSLLVVDASQGVEAQTLANVYQALDNNHEIVPVLNKVDLPAAEPEKVKQQIEDVIGIDASDAVMISAKTGLGVPDVLEAIVTRLPPPKGDRDATLKALLVDSWYDVYLGVVVLVRIVDGSMKKGQRVRMMGTGAAYDVERVGFFTPKMQQVEELGPGEIGFITAAIKEVADTRVGDTITDDRKPVADMLPGFKPAIPVVFCGLFPVDADDFETLRAAMGKLRLNDASFSFEMETSAALGFGFRCGFLGLLHLEIIQERLSREFDLNLIATAPSVIYKMKLTDGQEIEIHNPVDMPDVVKIAEIDEPWIEATILTPDEYLGSVLKLCQDRRGAQKELTYVGSRAMVKYDLPLNEVVFDFYDRLKSVSKGYASFDYHLTDYKPADLVKMQILVNAEPVDALSMLVHRTRAEGRGRAMVEKMKELIPPHMFQIPIQAAIGGKVIARETVRALRKDVTAKCYGGDITRKRKLLEKQKEGKKKMRQFGKVDIPQEAFIAALKVDS; from the coding sequence ATGACGACCGTCCCCATTTCCAACATCCGCAATTTCTCCATCGTCGCCCATATCGACCATGGAAAATCGACGCTGGCCGACCGCCTGATCCAGATGACCGGCGGCCTTTCCGACCGCGAAATGGCGGGCAAGGAGCAGGTGCTCGATTCCATGGACATCGAGCGCGAGCGCGGCATCACCATCAAGGCGCAGACGGTGCGCCTCGCCTACCGCGCCAAGGACGGCAAGGACTACATCTTCAACCTGATGGACACGCCCGGCCATGTCGACTTCGCCTACGAGGTCTCGCGGTCGCTGGCGGCCTGCGAAGGTTCCCTGCTCGTGGTCGACGCCAGCCAGGGCGTCGAGGCTCAGACGCTCGCCAACGTCTACCAGGCGCTCGACAACAATCACGAGATCGTCCCGGTCCTGAACAAGGTCGACCTGCCCGCGGCCGAGCCCGAGAAGGTCAAGCAGCAGATCGAGGACGTCATCGGCATCGACGCCTCGGATGCGGTGATGATCTCGGCCAAGACCGGCCTCGGCGTCCCCGACGTGCTGGAAGCCATCGTCACCCGCCTGCCGCCGCCGAAGGGCGACCGCGACGCCACGCTGAAGGCGCTGCTGGTCGACAGCTGGTACGACGTCTATCTCGGCGTCGTCGTGCTGGTGCGGATCGTCGACGGCAGCATGAAGAAGGGCCAGCGCGTGCGCATGATGGGCACCGGCGCGGCCTACGACGTCGAGCGCGTCGGCTTCTTCACGCCGAAGATGCAGCAGGTCGAAGAGCTCGGCCCCGGCGAGATCGGCTTCATCACCGCCGCGATCAAGGAAGTCGCCGACACCCGCGTCGGTGACACCATCACCGACGACAGGAAGCCGGTCGCGGACATGCTGCCGGGCTTCAAGCCGGCTATCCCGGTCGTGTTCTGCGGCCTGTTCCCGGTCGATGCCGACGACTTCGAGACGCTGCGCGCCGCGATGGGCAAGCTGCGCCTCAACGACGCCAGCTTCTCCTTCGAGATGGAGACGTCAGCTGCGCTCGGCTTCGGCTTCCGCTGCGGCTTCCTGGGGCTTCTTCACCTCGAGATCATCCAGGAGCGGCTGTCGCGCGAATTCGATCTCAACCTGATCGCGACCGCGCCGAGCGTCATCTACAAGATGAAGCTCACCGACGGCCAGGAGATCGAGATCCACAATCCCGTCGACATGCCGGACGTGGTCAAGATCGCCGAGATCGACGAGCCCTGGATCGAGGCGACGATCCTGACGCCCGACGAATATCTCGGCAGCGTCCTGAAGCTGTGCCAGGACCGCCGCGGCGCGCAGAAGGAGCTCACTTACGTCGGCTCCCGCGCCATGGTGAAATACGACCTGCCGCTCAACGAAGTCGTGTTCGACTTCTACGACCGCCTGAAGTCGGTGTCGAAAGGCTACGCCTCGTTCGACTATCACCTGACCGACTACAAGCCGGCCGACCTCGTCAAGATGCAGATCCTGGTCAATGCCGAGCCGGTCGATGCGCTCTCGATGCTGGTCCACCGCACCCGCGCCGAAGGGCGCGGCCGCGCCATGGTCGAGAAGATGAAGGAGCTGATCCCGCCGCACATGTTCCAGATCCCGATCCAGGCGGCGATCGGCGGCAAGGTGATCGCGCGCGAGACGGTGCGCGCGCTGCGCAAGGACGTCACCGCAAAATGCTACGGCGGCGACATCACGCGCAAGCGCAAGCTTCTGGAGAAGCAGAAGGAAGGCAAGAAGAAGATGCGGCAGTTCGGCAAGGTCGACATCCCGCAGGAGGCCTTCATCGCCGCGCTGAAGGTGGACAGCTGA
- a CDS encoding ABC transporter substrate-binding protein: MSQHDRPSAFFKVPIISFMNGAVMQRRELLALIGAAAAWSPLARAQQPKKVPHIVFLTTGSIEQTRTSVAAFQQGLRERGYIDGENIIVELRAADSKVEQLPALASDLVRLNPALIVAANSLAARAVQQATKSIPVVVPVMGDPIEDGLVASIARPGGNITGLTFIGPQLVPKRLAQLKEALPMASRIAAIWHPAAYGKSTIQGMISGAESASKTVGVHLQLIAVQDPDGLGEAFSAHAGARADAFFLFPSPMFFIARKRIVELAAEHRLPLFAIGKEFVQLGALLSYGADIIDLNRLCTEYVDKILKGAKPGDLPVEQPTKYELFINLKTAKTLGIEVPATLLARADGVIE, encoded by the coding sequence ATGAGCCAGCACGATCGTCCATCTGCATTTTTTAAAGTACCGATCATTTCATTCATGAACGGAGCTGTCATGCAGCGACGCGAGCTTCTCGCACTGATCGGTGCCGCGGCGGCCTGGTCACCCCTTGCTCGCGCGCAACAGCCAAAGAAAGTCCCCCATATTGTCTTCTTGACCACCGGCTCGATCGAGCAAACCCGCACTTCGGTGGCTGCCTTTCAGCAAGGACTACGCGAACGCGGTTATATCGACGGCGAGAATATCATCGTAGAGCTTCGAGCAGCCGATTCAAAGGTCGAACAACTCCCGGCGTTGGCGAGTGACCTCGTCCGTCTGAATCCTGCTCTTATAGTTGCAGCGAATTCGCTTGCTGCGCGGGCCGTGCAGCAAGCCACCAAATCGATTCCTGTTGTTGTGCCAGTTATGGGCGACCCAATCGAAGACGGACTCGTTGCCAGCATCGCCCGACCAGGAGGTAACATCACCGGACTGACCTTCATCGGCCCGCAGCTTGTTCCCAAGCGGCTCGCGCAATTGAAGGAAGCTTTGCCCATGGCGTCTCGGATAGCAGCGATTTGGCACCCGGCTGCATACGGCAAGTCTACAATTCAAGGCATGATCAGCGGTGCGGAGTCAGCATCAAAAACCGTAGGCGTTCATTTGCAACTCATTGCTGTCCAAGATCCTGACGGGCTGGGCGAGGCGTTTTCCGCGCATGCGGGCGCGCGCGCCGATGCATTCTTCCTATTTCCCAGCCCGATGTTCTTCATTGCACGCAAGCGCATCGTCGAGCTCGCCGCAGAACATCGGCTGCCGCTTTTTGCCATTGGCAAGGAATTTGTTCAACTCGGTGCGCTACTGTCCTACGGAGCGGATATCATCGACTTGAACCGGCTATGCACTGAATACGTCGATAAGATCCTCAAGGGCGCCAAGCCCGGGGATCTGCCGGTCGAGCAACCGACCAAGTATGAACTATTCATCAACCTCAAGACTGCAAAGACACTCGGGATCGAAGTTCCTGCTACATTGCTGGCCCGCGCGGACGGGGTGATAGAATGA